A window of Castanea sativa cultivar Marrone di Chiusa Pesio chromosome 1, ASM4071231v1 contains these coding sequences:
- the LOC142626323 gene encoding uncharacterized protein LOC142626323 → MAILRESLKNFLKRGKLVASITLLSLSLHSLLLLANTFSIKPSLNDLITNATFLQFTTPGTSEFAKLVTAVLQNLQAFAVLEWIFIVTTYVTYLFCAAIIILASGVTHRGIDISIKVLLLRVVKSWKRPFITGFYIILFELGYYGFITWATLIPLVLIFPGHITLSATIIFILASVFLSYLAVVWNLAIVVSVLEERCGIDALGRAAELVKGLKLSGFFLNIVFRILSLAVILGFRLLNIKQSITIRQSIVLLLANFLWLIDTFALMALTVFYYECKKNQGEKEIDSFEYTKIPTAEHDIVQI, encoded by the coding sequence ATGGCAATTCTTAGAGAATCCCtcaaaaatttcttaaaacgTGGGAAGCTCGTGGCTTCCATCACCTTACTCAGCCTTTCTCTTCACTCATTGCTCTTGTTGGCAAACACTTTCTCCATTAAACCATCGCTCAATGATCTTATCACTAACGCCACCTTCCTACAGTTCACAACTCCGGGTACCTCTGAATTTGCAAAGCTTGTCACTGCTGTGCTGCAAAATCTCCAAGCCTTTGCTGTGTTGGAATGGATTTTCATTGTTACCACCTATGTCACATACTTATTCTGTGCCGCAATCATAATCTTAGCATCAGGGGTAACACATAGAGGAATTGACATATCCATCAAAGTGTTACTATTGAGAGTAGTGAAATCATGGAAAAGACCTTTCATTACTGGGTTTTACATAATTTTGTTCGAGTTAGGCTACTATGGATTCATAACATGGGCAACTCTCATTCCCTTGGTGCTAATTTTTCCTGGTCATATTACTTTATCTGCAACCATAATCTTCATTCTAGCTTCGGTTTTCCTTAGTTACTTGGCTGTTGTTTGGAATTTAGCAATTGTGGTTTCGGTACTAGAAGAAAGATGTGGAATTGATGCACTAGGAAGGGCTGCAGAGCTAGTAAAGGGCTTAAAGTTAAGTGGGTTTTTTCTGAATATTGTGTTCAGAATACTATCCTTGGCTGTGATTCTAGGTTTTAGGTTGCTTAACATCAAACAGTCAATAACAATTAGACAATCTATTGTGTTACTTTTGGCCAATTTTTTGTGGCTGATTGACACGTTTGCATTGATGGCACTCACGGTCTTCTACTATGAGTGCAAGAAGAACCAGGGAGAAAAAGAGATTGATAGCTTCGAATACACTAAAATACCCACTGCAGAACATGATATAGTGCAGATATAG